In Pseudomonas alcaliphila JAB1, a single window of DNA contains:
- a CDS encoding DUF3108 domain-containing protein: MRRALLFALTLFSLPALAEDLQPFSASYTADWKQLPVSGSAERSLKREDDGRWTLNFEASMLVAGLTEESTFRVDNGALLPLTYRLNRSGLGKGKKVEQDFDWEQKQVIGTDRGDAVRLPLNRGLLDKSTYQVALQQDVAAGKKSVSYQVVDGDEIETYDFRVLGEEVVRTKAGLIDAIKVERVRDPTQSTRKTVLWFAKDWGHLLVRLHQVETDGKEYQIMLKEGTVAGKSVEGRRD; encoded by the coding sequence ATGCGTCGCGCCCTGCTGTTCGCCCTGACACTGTTCAGCCTGCCCGCCCTTGCCGAGGATCTGCAGCCTTTCTCCGCCAGCTACACCGCGGACTGGAAGCAGCTGCCGGTCAGTGGTAGCGCCGAGCGCAGCCTCAAGCGCGAAGACGACGGCCGCTGGACCCTCAACTTCGAAGCCTCGATGCTGGTCGCCGGCCTCACCGAAGAGAGCACCTTCCGCGTCGACAACGGTGCCCTGCTGCCGCTGACCTACCGCCTCAACCGTAGCGGCCTGGGCAAAGGCAAGAAGGTCGAGCAGGATTTCGACTGGGAACAGAAGCAGGTCATCGGCACCGACCGTGGCGACGCCGTACGCCTCCCGCTCAATCGCGGCCTGCTGGACAAGTCGACCTACCAGGTCGCCCTGCAACAGGACGTCGCCGCCGGCAAGAAGAGCGTGAGCTATCAGGTGGTCGACGGTGACGAAATCGAAACCTACGACTTCCGTGTGCTGGGCGAAGAAGTGGTGCGCACCAAGGCTGGCCTGATCGACGCGATCAAGGTCGAGCGCGTGCGTGACCCCACGCAAAGCACCCGCAAGACCGTACTGTGGTTCGCCAAGGACTGGGGCCACCTGCTAGTGCGCCTGCATCAGGTGGAGACCGACGGCAAGGAATACCAGATCATGCTCAAGGAAGGTACTGTCGCCGGCAAGTCGGTGGAAGGTCGTCGCGACTGA
- a CDS encoding pilus assembly protein PilZ yields MTLDALRLEVPDIREDNSVSPAEIVQRLAAARHLEPENGLQQVLGLLFSLNRSALTLLERQRALQNFSDEYRHYASLANRQHPPSTLFVRFCGELAIGFKRLLLQILQGRQPSMPHLAWCLYMAQHFLAQQLLRHYQLYQEPPAALWRDSHLLYWIGEHQQCLDEPVAAAFEPKPASTLRGLYQQMLLLALSNPFHLDEGECLTLFSALAPLAALARLQAWDEEDDAEGPIVDLSESQACLSFEQRIEGKAANLRRFELGALLIALHEPAPLQSMQERQLLERVRQHWLGRQQRRHERAELDGQCSLLVGLPAIHAQLLDKLPQRTEAQILDASPGGARLLCNANEGGQLQVGQLVLLLTNGTPTLALVRWRHLNSEGLHLGLRYLKGLPRPVWLRRAPNAQTHPGVLQSTPAPGNGWHHGLWLPNGQFSSGEHLWLQLASVHNQAILPLPESNLQTSSVTRHPLRLA; encoded by the coding sequence ATGACGCTGGATGCCCTGCGCCTGGAAGTACCGGACATCCGCGAGGACAACAGCGTGTCGCCGGCGGAAATCGTTCAACGACTCGCGGCAGCTCGCCACCTGGAGCCGGAAAATGGCCTGCAACAAGTGCTGGGCCTGTTGTTTTCGCTCAATCGCAGCGCTCTGACCTTACTGGAAAGGCAGCGTGCGCTGCAAAACTTCAGTGACGAGTACCGCCATTACGCCAGCCTTGCCAATCGCCAGCATCCGCCAAGCACGCTGTTCGTGCGTTTCTGCGGCGAGTTGGCGATCGGTTTCAAACGCCTGCTGCTGCAAATCCTGCAGGGTCGCCAGCCGTCGATGCCACACCTGGCCTGGTGCCTGTACATGGCCCAGCATTTCCTTGCCCAGCAGTTGCTGCGCCACTACCAGCTGTACCAGGAGCCACCTGCAGCGCTCTGGCGCGACAGCCACTTGCTGTACTGGATCGGCGAGCATCAGCAGTGTCTGGACGAACCAGTGGCGGCGGCCTTCGAGCCGAAACCGGCCAGTACCCTGCGCGGCCTCTACCAGCAGATGCTGCTCTTGGCCCTGAGCAATCCCTTCCATCTCGATGAAGGCGAATGCCTGACCCTGTTCAGCGCGCTGGCACCTCTGGCGGCGCTGGCCAGGTTGCAAGCCTGGGACGAGGAAGACGACGCCGAAGGCCCGATAGTTGACCTCAGCGAATCACAGGCCTGCCTGAGTTTCGAACAGCGTATCGAAGGCAAAGCTGCCAACCTGCGCCGCTTCGAACTGGGCGCGCTGCTGATCGCGTTGCATGAGCCAGCGCCGCTGCAAAGCATGCAGGAGCGCCAGTTGCTCGAACGGGTACGCCAGCACTGGCTGGGCCGCCAGCAACGCCGCCATGAACGCGCCGAACTGGACGGACAATGCAGCCTGCTGGTGGGCCTGCCGGCCATTCATGCGCAACTGCTGGACAAACTGCCGCAGCGCACCGAGGCGCAGATTCTCGACGCCAGTCCGGGTGGCGCGCGCCTGCTGTGCAACGCCAACGAGGGCGGACAACTGCAGGTTGGGCAACTGGTTCTGCTGCTTACCAATGGCACACCGACTCTGGCCTTGGTGCGCTGGCGTCATCTCAATAGCGAAGGCTTGCACCTCGGGCTGCGCTATCTCAAAGGTCTGCCACGTCCGGTCTGGCTACGACGCGCCCCCAATGCGCAAACTCACCCAGGCGTGCTGCAGAGCACCCCGGCCCCCGGCAACGGCTGGCACCACGGCCTGTGGCTGCCCAACGGCCAGTTCAGCTCCGGCGAGCACCTCTGGCTGCAACTGGCCAGCGTGCATAACCAAGCGATCCTGCCGCTGCCCGAAAGCAACCTGCAGACCTCATCGGTTACCCGTCACCCGCTGCGCCTGGCCTGA
- a CDS encoding YihY family inner membrane protein — MLHRLKDWLGFWLSLCKRFVENRGAGNAAALTYTTLFAVVPMMTVTFAMLSAIPAFKGVGEEIQGFIFNNFVPSTGETVQEYLREFTTQARQLTWFGVGLLAVTAFLMLVTIEKTFNVIWRVRQPRRGMSSFLLYWAILSLGPLLLGAGFAVSTYIASLSLISGPDAVVGAKTLLAFTPLLSSIAAFTLLYAAVPNTRVPLRHAVLGGLFSAVLFEVAKALFGLYVRLFPGYHLIYGAFATVPLFLVWIYLSWLIVLLGAELVYGLSQPRHWRREPIPKGLVLLVVLRLLLKRQQKGEALHYGDMQRAGWRLPEDEWNQVMDFLEREHLACKAGGGGWVLCRDLHNFSLHQLLECSPWPLPTLSQLPAQLDEPWYPALREGLERLQAEREEQFGVSLADWLPGKG, encoded by the coding sequence ATGCTGCATCGTTTAAAGGACTGGCTGGGGTTCTGGCTGAGTCTCTGTAAGCGTTTCGTGGAGAACCGTGGCGCGGGCAACGCGGCAGCGTTGACCTACACCACCCTGTTCGCCGTGGTGCCGATGATGACCGTGACCTTCGCCATGCTGTCGGCGATTCCGGCGTTCAAGGGCGTGGGCGAGGAAATCCAGGGGTTCATCTTCAACAATTTCGTACCTTCCACTGGCGAGACGGTGCAGGAATATCTGCGTGAGTTCACCACCCAGGCGCGGCAGTTGACCTGGTTTGGCGTGGGGCTGCTGGCCGTCACCGCCTTCCTCATGCTGGTAACCATCGAAAAGACCTTCAACGTGATCTGGCGGGTGCGCCAGCCGCGCCGCGGCATGTCCAGTTTCCTGCTGTACTGGGCGATTCTCAGCCTCGGACCTTTGTTACTGGGTGCAGGTTTTGCGGTCAGTACCTATATCGCCTCGCTGTCGCTGATTTCCGGGCCAGATGCAGTGGTCGGCGCCAAGACGCTGCTTGCCTTCACGCCGCTGCTATCGAGCATCGCGGCCTTCACCTTGCTCTATGCGGCGGTCCCCAATACTCGGGTGCCCTTGCGTCATGCGGTGCTGGGCGGCTTGTTCAGCGCCGTGCTGTTCGAAGTGGCCAAGGCGCTGTTCGGCCTCTACGTGCGTCTGTTTCCCGGTTATCACCTGATCTACGGCGCCTTCGCCACGGTGCCGCTGTTTCTGGTGTGGATCTATCTGTCCTGGTTGATTGTGCTGCTGGGTGCCGAGCTGGTGTACGGCCTCTCGCAACCACGGCACTGGCGTCGCGAACCCATCCCCAAGGGACTGGTTCTGCTGGTGGTGTTGCGCCTGTTGCTCAAGCGCCAGCAGAAGGGCGAAGCCCTGCATTACGGCGATATGCAGCGCGCTGGCTGGCGTTTGCCGGAAGACGAGTGGAACCAGGTGATGGACTTTCTCGAGCGTGAGCACCTGGCTTGCAAGGCCGGCGGCGGCGGCTGGGTGCTATGCCGTGATCTGCACAATTTTTCCCTGCATCAGTTGCTCGAGTGCAGCCCTTGGCCGTTGCCGACTCTGTCGCAACTGCCCGCTCAGCTCGACGAACCCTGGTATCCGGCATTGCGCGAGGGACTGGAGCGCCTGCAAGCGGAGCGCGAGGAGCAGTTCGGAGTCAGTCTGGCGGATTGGTTACCGGGGAAGGGCTGA
- a CDS encoding ammonium transporter, whose product MENINSAVATLIHGSNTLFILLGAIMVLAMHAGFAFLEVGTVRQKNQVNALSKILSDFAISALAYFFIGYWIAYGINFFEPAAVLTENHGYGLVKFFFLLTFAAAIPAIISGGIAERAKFGPQLCATALIVAFVYPFFEGMIWNGNYGFQAWLETRFGAGFHDFAGSVVVHAMGGWLAFGAVLLLGRRNGRYRDGKLVAMAPSNIPFLALGSWILIIGWFGFNVMSAQTLEGVSGLVAVNSLMAMVGGTVAALLVGRNDPGFLHNGPLAGLVAICAGSDLMHPIGALVTGAIAGALFVWAFTATQVKWKIDDVLGVWPLHGLCGIWGGIACGIFGLEAFGGLGGVSLASQVIGTALGVVVALVGGFVVYGLLKASLGIRLSQEEEYNGADLSIHKIGAVSQD is encoded by the coding sequence ATGGAAAACATCAACAGTGCCGTGGCCACGCTGATCCACGGCTCCAATACCCTGTTCATCCTGCTCGGTGCAATCATGGTCCTGGCCATGCACGCCGGGTTTGCCTTCCTCGAAGTGGGAACGGTGCGGCAGAAAAACCAGGTCAATGCGCTATCGAAGATTCTTTCGGATTTCGCCATTTCCGCCCTGGCGTATTTCTTCATCGGCTACTGGATCGCCTACGGCATCAACTTCTTCGAGCCGGCGGCGGTGCTGACGGAGAACCACGGGTACGGTCTGGTGAAGTTCTTCTTCCTGCTGACCTTCGCCGCGGCGATTCCGGCAATCATCTCCGGTGGTATCGCCGAGCGCGCCAAGTTCGGCCCGCAGCTATGTGCCACTGCATTGATCGTGGCGTTCGTCTATCCCTTCTTCGAAGGCATGATCTGGAACGGCAACTACGGCTTCCAGGCCTGGCTCGAGACTCGTTTCGGCGCGGGCTTTCATGACTTCGCCGGTTCGGTGGTGGTGCATGCCATGGGCGGCTGGTTGGCGTTCGGCGCGGTGCTGCTGCTGGGGCGCCGCAATGGTCGCTATCGCGACGGCAAGCTGGTGGCCATGGCGCCGTCGAACATTCCATTCCTGGCGCTGGGCTCGTGGATCCTGATCATCGGCTGGTTCGGCTTCAACGTGATGAGTGCGCAGACGCTCGAGGGCGTCAGTGGCCTGGTGGCGGTCAACTCGCTGATGGCCATGGTCGGTGGCACCGTCGCCGCGCTGCTGGTGGGGCGCAATGACCCAGGCTTTCTGCACAACGGCCCGCTCGCCGGCCTAGTAGCGATATGCGCCGGCTCGGACCTGATGCATCCGATTGGCGCCCTGGTCACTGGCGCGATTGCCGGTGCGCTATTCGTCTGGGCATTCACCGCGACTCAGGTGAAGTGGAAGATCGATGACGTGCTCGGCGTCTGGCCGCTGCATGGCCTGTGCGGCATCTGGGGTGGCATTGCCTGCGGCATCTTCGGCCTTGAAGCATTCGGTGGCCTGGGTGGCGTCAGCCTGGCCAGCCAGGTGATCGGCACTGCGCTGGGCGTGGTGGTCGCGCTGGTCGGTGGCTTCGTGGTGTACGGCCTGCTCAAGGCGTCGCTGGGCATTCGCCTGAGTCAGGAAGAGGAATACAACGGCGCCGACCTGTCGATCCACAAGATCGGCGCGGTGAGTCAGGATTGA
- the hda gene encoding DnaA regulatory inactivator Hda yields MKPIQLPLGVRLRDDATFANYYPGANAAALGYVERLCEADAGWTESLIYLWGAEGVGRSHLLQAACLRFEQRGEAVVYLPLSEVVQHGPELLDNLELCELVCLDDLDAVAGRSDWEEGLFHLFNRLRDSGRRLLLAGTMSPRELPIQLPDLKSRLTLALVFQLHELSDEDKLRALQLRASRRGLQMSDEVGRFILTRGERSMSALFELLERLDQASLQAQRKLTIPFLKETLGW; encoded by the coding sequence ATGAAACCTATCCAGCTGCCTCTGGGGGTGCGTCTGCGTGATGACGCCACCTTCGCCAACTACTACCCCGGCGCCAATGCCGCGGCCCTGGGCTATGTCGAGCGTCTGTGCGAGGCCGATGCCGGCTGGACGGAAAGCCTGATCTATCTGTGGGGCGCTGAGGGCGTAGGGCGCAGCCACTTGCTGCAAGCTGCCTGCCTGCGTTTCGAGCAGCGTGGCGAAGCGGTGGTGTATCTGCCGCTCAGCGAAGTGGTGCAGCACGGCCCGGAGCTGCTCGACAACCTTGAGCTGTGCGAGCTGGTCTGCCTCGATGATCTCGATGCAGTAGCTGGCCGCAGCGACTGGGAAGAGGGTTTGTTCCACCTGTTCAACCGTCTGCGTGACAGCGGCCGGCGTCTTTTGCTGGCAGGCACCATGTCGCCGCGTGAGCTGCCCATTCAACTGCCCGATCTGAAGTCGCGATTGACCCTGGCGCTGGTCTTCCAGCTGCATGAACTGTCCGACGAGGACAAGCTGCGCGCCCTGCAGCTGCGCGCCTCGCGTCGTGGCCTGCAGATGAGCGATGAGGTCGGCCGCTTCATCCTCACCCGTGGCGAACGCAGCATGAGCGCGTTGTTCGAGCTGCTGGAACGCCTGGATCAGGCCTCGCTACAAGCCCAGCGCAAGCTGACCATTCCCTTTCTCAAGGAAACCCTGGGCTGGTAA
- a CDS encoding DUF2069 domain-containing protein, producing MARAKKPLPSLEWLEPRVKLSRALSLFSFIALLTLLLVWNLAFADLHGARVGVVLAIQLLPLALLAPGMLLGNARAHAWTCFVVNIYFIQGVLAAIDPARALFGALEAVISFGLFCTALLYTRWRFQYDRKLAGE from the coding sequence GTGGCCCGAGCGAAGAAGCCCCTGCCCAGCCTTGAATGGCTGGAGCCACGGGTCAAACTCAGTCGAGCACTGAGCCTGTTCAGCTTTATCGCCCTGCTGACCCTGCTGCTGGTGTGGAACCTGGCCTTCGCCGATCTGCATGGCGCGCGGGTCGGCGTGGTGCTGGCCATTCAACTGTTGCCACTGGCGCTACTCGCCCCCGGCATGTTGCTAGGCAACGCCCGTGCCCATGCCTGGACCTGTTTCGTCGTCAACATCTACTTCATCCAGGGCGTACTGGCCGCCATCGACCCGGCGCGCGCACTGTTCGGAGCGTTGGAGGCGGTGATCAGCTTCGGCCTGTTCTGCACGGCCCTGCTCTACACCCGCTGGCGCTTTCAGTACGACCGTAAACTCGCAGGTGAATAA
- a CDS encoding AI-2E family transporter — MTDSTRWLWMAGLFLLGWLLYLLHPILSPFLIGILLAYLGDPLVDRLERHRLSRTGGVVVVFTLFSLLLLILLLVLVPMLGRQLVRLYQLAPEMLDWLQGTALPWSQSHLGLQNDLLQVDQLKQVFTDNIGKTTDVLKAVLAQATSSGLALLAWLGNLLLIPVVSFYLMRDWDVLVERVRRLLPRQREGLVVKLAGECHEVLGAFLRGQLLVMLALSVIYSAGLMLVGLELGLLIGVLAGLASIVPYMGFIVGIGAALTAALFQFGLEPYPLIGIGVVFMIGQLLEGMVLTPMLVGDRIGLHPVAVIFAILAGGQLFGFTGVLLALPVAAVIMVLLRHAHDLYKLSGLYGESNSGSDEPPSPA, encoded by the coding sequence ATGACCGATTCCACCCGTTGGCTATGGATGGCTGGGCTGTTTCTGCTCGGCTGGCTGCTGTACCTGCTACACCCGATTCTTTCCCCGTTCCTGATCGGCATCCTGCTGGCCTACCTGGGGGACCCGCTGGTCGACCGTCTCGAGCGGCATCGCCTGTCGCGCACCGGCGGTGTGGTGGTGGTGTTCACGCTGTTCTCGCTGCTGTTGCTGATCCTGCTGCTGGTATTGGTGCCCATGCTGGGGCGGCAACTGGTGCGCCTGTATCAACTGGCGCCGGAGATGCTCGACTGGCTGCAGGGCACGGCCTTGCCCTGGTCGCAGTCGCACCTGGGCCTGCAGAATGATCTGCTGCAGGTCGATCAGCTCAAGCAGGTCTTTACCGACAACATCGGCAAGACCACCGACGTGCTCAAGGCGGTGCTGGCTCAGGCGACTTCTTCAGGCCTGGCGCTGCTGGCCTGGCTGGGCAACCTGCTGCTGATTCCGGTGGTGAGCTTCTACCTGATGCGCGACTGGGATGTGCTGGTCGAGCGGGTGCGCCGCCTGCTGCCGCGCCAGCGCGAGGGGCTGGTGGTCAAGCTGGCGGGCGAATGTCATGAAGTACTGGGCGCCTTCCTGCGCGGCCAATTGCTGGTGATGCTGGCACTGAGCGTCATCTATTCCGCTGGCCTGATGCTGGTGGGCTTGGAGCTGGGATTGCTGATCGGTGTGCTGGCGGGACTGGCGAGCATCGTGCCCTACATGGGCTTTATCGTCGGTATCGGTGCAGCGTTGACCGCTGCGCTGTTCCAGTTCGGTCTCGAACCCTATCCGCTGATCGGCATCGGCGTGGTGTTCATGATCGGCCAGTTGCTCGAAGGCATGGTCCTCACGCCCATGCTGGTGGGCGATCGCATCGGCCTGCATCCGGTGGCGGTGATCTTCGCCATCCTCGCTGGCGGCCAGCTGTTTGGCTTCACCGGCGTGCTGCTGGCCCTGCCGGTGGCCGCGGTGATCATGGTTCTGCTGCGCCATGCCCATGATTTGTATAAACTTTCCGGTCTTTACGGAGAGTCCAACAGCGGTTCCGACGAACCGCCGAGCCCTGCATGA
- the purM gene encoding phosphoribosylformylglycinamidine cyclo-ligase translates to MSKQPAISYKDAGVDIDAGEALVERIKGVAKRTARPEVMGGLGGFGALCEIPAGYKQPVLVSGTDGVGTKLRLALNLNKHDSIGQDLVAMCVNDLVVCGAEPLFFLDYYATGKLNVDVAATVVTGIGAGCELAGCSLVGGETAEMPGMYEGEDYDLAGFCVGVVEKSEIIDGSKVITGDALIALPSSGPHSNGYSLIRKIIEVSGADIEQVQLDGKALTDLLMAPTRIYVKPLLKLIKDTGAVKAMAHITGGGLLDNIPRVLPQGAQAVIDVASWNRPAVFDWLQEQGNVDEHEMHRVLNCGVGMVICVAQDQVETALASLRASGEQPWVIGQITEAAEGAAQVQLNNLKAH, encoded by the coding sequence ATGAGCAAGCAACCCGCCATCAGCTACAAGGACGCAGGCGTCGACATCGATGCCGGTGAAGCCCTGGTCGAACGCATCAAAGGCGTCGCCAAGCGCACTGCGCGTCCGGAAGTCATGGGTGGCCTGGGCGGCTTCGGCGCCCTGTGCGAGATCCCGGCCGGCTACAAGCAGCCCGTACTGGTGTCCGGCACCGACGGCGTCGGCACCAAACTGCGCCTGGCACTGAACCTGAACAAGCACGACAGCATCGGCCAGGACCTGGTCGCCATGTGCGTCAACGACCTGGTGGTGTGCGGCGCCGAGCCGCTGTTCTTCCTCGACTACTACGCCACCGGCAAGCTCAACGTCGACGTCGCCGCCACCGTGGTCACCGGCATTGGCGCCGGTTGCGAGCTGGCTGGCTGCTCCCTGGTCGGTGGTGAAACCGCGGAAATGCCGGGCATGTACGAAGGCGAAGACTACGACCTGGCCGGCTTCTGCGTTGGCGTGGTGGAAAAGAGCGAAATCATCGACGGCTCCAAGGTCATCACTGGCGACGCGCTGATCGCCCTGCCCTCCTCCGGCCCGCACTCCAACGGCTACTCGCTGATCCGCAAGATCATCGAAGTCTCCGGCGCCGACATCGAGCAGGTGCAACTGGATGGCAAGGCCCTGACCGACCTGCTGATGGCGCCGACCCGTATCTACGTCAAGCCGCTGCTCAAGCTGATCAAGGACACCGGTGCGGTCAAGGCCATGGCCCACATCACCGGCGGCGGCCTGCTGGACAACATCCCGCGTGTGCTGCCGCAAGGCGCCCAGGCAGTGATCGACGTGGCCAGCTGGAATCGTCCGGCGGTGTTCGACTGGCTGCAGGAACAAGGCAACGTCGACGAACATGAAATGCACCGCGTGCTGAACTGCGGCGTCGGCATGGTCATCTGCGTCGCTCAGGATCAGGTCGAAACCGCCCTGGCCAGCCTGCGCGCCAGCGGCGAGCAACCTTGGGTCATCGGCCAGATCACCGAAGCGGCAGAAGGTGCAGCCCAGGTTCAGCTGAACAACCTGAAAGCCCACTGA
- the wrbA gene encoding NAD(P)H:quinone oxidoreductase, with the protein MSAPYILVLYYSRHGATAQMAKQIARGVELAGLEARLRTVPAVSSECEAVAPSVPEDGAMYATLDDLKNCSGLALGSPTRFGNMAAPLKYFIDGTSNLWLTGELVGKPAGVFTSTASLHGGQETTLLSMMLPLLHHGMLVCGLPYSESALLETRGGGTPYGPSHHAGGDGKRALDEHEIALCRALGQRLAQTASKLER; encoded by the coding sequence ATGAGCGCGCCCTACATCCTAGTCCTCTACTACAGCCGTCATGGCGCCACTGCGCAGATGGCCAAACAGATTGCCCGTGGCGTCGAGCTGGCTGGCTTGGAAGCACGCCTGCGCACGGTGCCGGCGGTATCCAGCGAATGCGAGGCCGTTGCGCCGAGCGTGCCGGAGGACGGCGCCATGTACGCCACCCTGGACGACCTGAAGAACTGCTCGGGCCTGGCCCTGGGCAGCCCGACCCGTTTCGGCAACATGGCCGCACCACTCAAGTACTTCATCGATGGCACCAGCAACCTGTGGCTGACCGGCGAACTGGTCGGCAAGCCGGCAGGCGTGTTCACCTCCACCGCCAGCCTGCATGGCGGCCAGGAGACCACCCTACTGTCGATGATGCTGCCTCTGTTGCACCACGGCATGCTGGTCTGCGGCCTGCCCTATAGCGAATCGGCCCTGCTCGAAACCCGCGGCGGTGGTACGCCCTACGGCCCCAGCCACCATGCTGGCGGCGACGGCAAACGCGCGCTGGACGAACATGAAATCGCCCTGTGCCGTGCACTGGGTCAACGCCTGGCGCAAACCGCCAGCAAACTGGAGCGCTGA
- the purN gene encoding phosphoribosylglycinamide formyltransferase, with protein sequence MPCNVVVLISGSGSNLQALIDSVAHDGNPARIAAVICNRAGAYGLERAKQAGITTELLDHKQFDGREAFDAALIQAIDAHQPDLVVLAGFMRILTPGFVQHYSGRLLNIHPSLLPKHKGLHTHQRAIEAGDSEHGCSVHFVTEELDGGPLVVQAVLPVMADDTAESLARRVHQQEHQIYPLAVRWFAEGRLRLGAQGAMLDGLPLPASGHLIRT encoded by the coding sequence ATGCCCTGCAATGTCGTCGTCCTGATCTCCGGGTCAGGCAGCAATCTGCAAGCGCTGATCGACAGCGTCGCCCACGACGGCAATCCGGCCCGCATCGCCGCGGTCATCTGCAACCGCGCCGGTGCCTACGGCCTGGAGCGGGCGAAACAGGCCGGGATCACCACCGAACTGCTTGATCACAAGCAGTTCGACGGCCGCGAAGCCTTCGATGCCGCCCTGATCCAGGCCATCGATGCCCACCAGCCTGACCTGGTGGTACTGGCCGGTTTCATGCGCATCCTCACGCCTGGCTTCGTTCAGCACTATTCAGGCCGCCTGCTCAATATCCACCCGTCACTGCTGCCCAAGCACAAAGGCCTGCACACTCATCAACGAGCTATCGAAGCCGGCGACAGCGAACACGGCTGCAGCGTGCACTTCGTGACAGAGGAACTCGATGGTGGCCCTCTGGTCGTACAAGCTGTGTTGCCAGTCATGGCAGACGACACGGCCGAAAGCCTTGCGCGCCGCGTGCATCAGCAGGAACACCAGATCTATCCTCTGGCTGTACGCTGGTTTGCCGAAGGCCGCTTGCGTCTTGGCGCTCAAGGCGCAATGCTGGATGGCCTGCCGCTGCCCGCCAGCGGCCACCTGATTCGAACCTAG
- a CDS encoding DUF2066 domain-containing protein, with protein sequence MRLPIRLLFFCLSLLSLPALAAPVTGLYQVREPVADQQPESRDAAMQKALQTLVLRLTGDAKALQSAGLEGLRKDPQQIVSQYGYEGDALLVEFDPASTDQQLRQAGLALWGANRPAILTWWLNESPEGSQLVGESQSASALLRDAAQHRGLPLRLPLADLSEQALGNADTLLANDPQALREASERYGADALLAVQATESGGNWQATWRLWLGDEREQGKAEAADQAALADAVLLAVAERLAPRFVVKPGAAQSLTLVIEGADLGRFAALERLLEPFAARLQEIDGQRLVYQVSASPEQLRAQLALGQLQEVSEPLDAAAPVEASETGATEAPQVKPRTDQLRFRW encoded by the coding sequence ATGCGTTTGCCCATCCGCCTGCTGTTCTTCTGTCTGTCGCTCCTGAGCCTGCCAGCACTGGCCGCGCCGGTTACCGGTCTTTATCAGGTGCGTGAACCGGTGGCGGATCAACAGCCGGAAAGCCGCGACGCGGCCATGCAGAAGGCCCTGCAGACCCTGGTGCTGCGTTTGACCGGTGATGCCAAGGCGCTGCAGAGCGCCGGCTTGGAAGGCCTGCGCAAGGACCCGCAACAGATCGTCAGCCAGTACGGTTATGAAGGCGACGCGCTGTTGGTCGAGTTCGATCCGGCCAGTACCGATCAGCAACTGCGCCAGGCTGGCCTGGCTTTGTGGGGCGCCAATCGTCCGGCCATCCTGACCTGGTGGCTCAACGAGTCGCCGGAAGGCAGCCAACTGGTTGGTGAAAGCCAGAGTGCATCGGCACTGCTGCGCGATGCTGCTCAGCATCGTGGTCTGCCGCTGCGTCTGCCCCTGGCGGACCTCAGCGAGCAGGCGCTGGGCAATGCCGATACGCTGCTGGCCAACGATCCACAGGCGCTGCGTGAGGCCTCCGAGCGCTACGGCGCCGATGCCTTGCTGGCCGTGCAGGCGACCGAAAGCGGCGGCAACTGGCAGGCAACCTGGCGCCTGTGGCTGGGCGACGAGCGTGAGCAGGGCAAGGCTGAGGCCGCCGATCAGGCGGCGCTGGCTGATGCAGTGCTGTTGGCCGTGGCCGAGCGCCTGGCGCCGCGTTTCGTCGTCAAGCCCGGCGCGGCGCAGAGCCTGACGTTGGTCATCGAGGGCGCCGACCTGGGGCGTTTCGCGGCGCTGGAGCGTTTGCTCGAACCCTTCGCTGCACGTTTGCAGGAGATCGACGGCCAGCGCCTGGTCTATCAGGTCAGCGCCAGCCCGGAGCAGCTGCGCGCGCAGCTGGCACTGGGGCAGTTGCAGGAAGTCAGCGAGCCGCTCGACGCCGCAGCGCCGGTAGAGGCTTCTGAAACGGGTGCAACCGAGGCTCCTCAGGTGAAACCGCGCACCGATCAGTTGCGCTTTCGCTGGTAG
- the arsC gene encoding arsenate reductase (glutaredoxin) (This arsenate reductase requires both glutathione and glutaredoxin to convert arsenate to arsenite, after which the efflux transporter formed by ArsA and ArsB can extrude the arsenite from the cell, providing resistance.), protein MTDLTLYHNPRCSKSRGALELLEARGLQPQVVRYLEAPPSASELKSLLGKLGIAARDLLRTGEDEYKALGLADASLSEAQLIEAMVKHPKLIERPILIAGDKAVIGRPPEKVLELLA, encoded by the coding sequence ATGACCGACCTGACCCTCTACCACAACCCGCGCTGCTCGAAATCCCGCGGTGCTCTGGAGCTGCTCGAAGCCCGCGGCCTGCAACCGCAAGTAGTGCGCTATCTGGAAGCGCCACCCAGCGCCAGCGAACTCAAGAGCCTGCTCGGCAAGCTGGGTATCGCCGCCCGCGACCTGTTGCGTACAGGTGAAGACGAATACAAGGCACTGGGCCTGGCTGACGCCAGCTTGAGCGAAGCTCAGTTGATCGAGGCGATGGTCAAGCATCCCAAGCTGATCGAGCGCCCGATCCTGATCGCTGGCGACAAGGCGGTGATCGGTCGCCCACCGGAAAAAGTGCTGGAGCTGCTGGCATGA